gacacagacagcgatctttgccccaccccctgctccctcatcatagaatttgattgacagcagcaggagccaacggctccctgtgctatcaatctgcccagtgaggagggagaatgggctcaggtaagtataaggggggtttgGGGAGTGATTCTGGACGCAGAAGGTCTTTTACtataatgcatggaatgcattcaTGTAAAAACTTTATGGCTTTAGAAccaaggaccggaaggatttacccccttaatgaccaggcaattttttgcgatatggcactgcgtcgctttaacaattgcgcggtcatgtgacagtgtaccctaacaaaattgattttctttttttcccacaaatagagctttcttttggtggtatttgatcacctctgcggtttttattttttgcgctataaacaaaaagagtgacaatttttaaaataaaaatattttttttacattctgctataatacatatccaggtATACATAGGTCTGcacttctctgctctgccccccactcactggagcgctgggctgtagtAAGGTGAAAGCGGCCAGCTTAGGCACTCAGTGCTGAGAGGCTAAGCCGGGTGCAGGTCCAggtatgtgggtggatcccaactccattgtcgtgatcttgcctgagcctggaccggctctgcgacgtcagctgacagtgggctttctgctgaaaacaggtcacaggaatgcggcacaaactgcactcctgtgatccacaggagaagtacagccaagtgagctttgcctgtacttctcctttagccctggttcacactgagctgcgggaatgaagccatgcgagttcagctgaactcacacgatttcactcTTGCATGTCAGGCCAGATTTCGCACTGATTAGGACCatgccattgccgccgatttgacatgtcaaatctcaccattgtgaaccagggcttaacccCACTCCAACTGTGCAAGACACATATGCAGCAGCAGGAGAAGTGGGTCTTAACACCAAGCCACCGCCGCACAAATGCGTCCACAGTGTTCATGCCAACCCACATAAGCCCTGCATAGATTTTATTGACTTCTGTTGGTTTCTCACCCTTCCAAAATTCAGTCTGAACATTAGCATTAGTATACATAGATGTAAAAATAAACATAATACACAGAAAGAAAGGGGATCCACCCAATGTTGGGCATTGCTTTTCCTCATAACTCACACTACGTTCGCTTTGATCGTTTCAGTCACAGACAAGTTCACGGAGAGTATGTATGTCCTCGCCAATGAGCCTTCAGTGGCTTTGTATCGCCTGCAGGAACATGTGCGTAGATCATTACCGGAGCTGGCCCAGCACAAGGTGAGAGTGCTTTTCCTTTATCTGTTGTGTTAGTCCATTTGTGTTCAGACAACCCTGTTGTAAAAAAGATTTTGACTTTCAGCCTGTCCTAGCAGTCTGAATATATGCAGCTCATCTTGAGCAGTATTTCAGATGGTCCCTTTTAAGAGGGTTTATCATTTTAGTATGGAATGGCATAGTTACAAGCTTAAATCCAGAGGACATGGTATCGGAAATCAACCTCTTATTAAAAAAGCAGAAGtgttttcactttaaccacttgcgtaGTAGTCTGAAATGCCCCTTGATTACCAGGCAATTTTTTGGTTTCCAGTGCTATGATACTTTGACAATTATTTGGCCAAGCAAAGGAGTTCTGTATAATTCCTTTGCAACAGATCAAGAAGGGCATAATAAGTGTCCAGAATGTTTCTTTACCCTCCTTAGTGTATGCCTTaatttgtaaaaacatttaaaaaagattTCAAAGGACCCATATACACCAGCGGCACACATTATGATGCATATAATGTATGTCTGCTTGTTTACATTGGGGtatacttactaaaactggagcacttagaatttggtgcagctgcgcatggtagccaatcagcttctaacttcagctttttcagttaagctttggcaatcaaacctggaagctgcatggtttctgtgcagagctgcagcagattttgcacttttgagttctggtaaataacccccaatgtgcatCTGCAATGCATTATAACAACACATTGCAATTGAAAAAAATGCAGACACACTGCTTTTTTTATGCAGTGCAAACCAACACACATGGTGTGAACAGAAcacattaatgtttttttttttctatcagtgtCCTTGCAATGAACCTGCAGCATTCAAGCTGATTAACACAGCCCCTTAGTCTGGCAATTCTATTAAGTTCTCCCCTGTTGATGTGACCAAAGCCACACTTCTGTATTCCTTCATTGGTAATCTGCTCTGATAGTTACATTTGATACATTGAGATAGGATTGTATAGATGTTGGTGCTGAGCTACCAAGGTGGGCATACAAGCAAGTCTGAGGTGCTGTTGACTTTAGACCTTTTTCAGTTGATTACATTAGTCTGGTTGTATGCTTTACCATGAGAATTTCACATTCCTACTGATATTGATATTACAGGCTGATATGCAGAACTGGGAAGAGCAGAGCCAAGGATCCATTTACACAGTGGAGTATGCTTGCAGGTACAGCTGTTAATTTATCACCATAAAAAAATAGAGAATAATGGAAGGTGAGACAATTCATATAAAATTCCTGATCCAGTAGGTCTAATCTGGGAGTAAAGAGGCACTTTGAATAAGTCCAGGAACATGTTTTTCCATAAAAGAAAGTAATCTGCACCTTGGCAAGTTGGGTCCTAGGATGCATTAATTTCTGGACATGATAGTTATCTTCTTTAAGTCAGATGCTGGTCTGTAATTCTTCTGGCAAAATAATTTGAATCAACATTACCagaaaattttattattatttcgaATTCTAAAGCATCATACCAATTGCTAGCTTCCTGGTGTTCCAGGGAAAAGCCGAATAATGTTGGGACTTTTTAGGTGTAAGATCTCTCAAAGAAATGTCATCACACAAACAAtacctaaaattattatttttttaatatatgacAGTGgttaagccactatctcatctttatatcatcccctctgtcagataaaaagctgcatcctagtggctgtgctttataaaaaaaaaaattaaaaaagggttctacctgtttttttgtcttttttcagtgTCTTCCAGCGATAAGATGACTCCAGGCTCTTGGCTCTCCCTGTCTGATATCTCCAGTGGGTGGGGCCAAGATTCCCCTGCTGACCtcagccagggaggagaggagcagagagcctggagtcatgtgatcactGGAAGACACTTTTAAAATGGGATCTAACCATAGGGCATACTGCAGAATGATGAACCTGGGAATCAGAAGGCTGGCCATCATACATCAACCTGATCTAATGCCTCCCACCCCCAACATTCCTCAGTTTATAGAAAAACAGCTGGGTCTGCAGCCTGCGATCCAAAGGCTACAAACTGGATTTTTGCTGCTTTCGTCCTCCACTCTTTATGCACTCAAGTGTATCTTCAGATCAACAAAGAGAGTTTTTGTTTGAGGCCCTGGAAGGACTGCTGTCCCAAGGGGTCATTATCTCACAGCATTTCCTTGCAGTGGAGGATTGCCACTGTCAATTTGCGGAGTTGTTTTTCAGTCTGTCTATGGCACCAAGAGTGTTTACGAAGGTGCTTGGTCTGGTTCTGGAGTTTTTGGGGACTCCTAATGTGGGATACCTGAATGACCTGCTGCTCAGGGAGCAATTGGATCAGAAACTGACATCAAATGTTCAGCAGATGGTAGAAGTCCTAGGacagtggtggcgaaccttggctccccagatgttttggaactacatttcccatgatactcatgcactctgcagtgtagctgagcatcatgggaaatgtagttccaaaacatctggggtgccaaggttcaccatcactgccctaggaggtTCGGCTGGGTGATGAACTAAAACGTGCATTATTAACATGTGggagaaaaatgcaaaaaatggcTCTGCAAGCAGCTGTGAAACCCCAGCCCTTGGGATAGAAGATCCAGATAATCTGGAAAAGCCCAGAAGATGCCTGCCAGGTGTCTAGCCAGGTCAGCGTGCTACAACCACCTGGGCCAGTCTGGAGCTATATCTTAAGTCTGCAGAGACGAGGAAGGAGTTTTGGAGGAAGAAAAGATTTTAAATCCAGTTGTACTGAGAACACAATACGATAAGAGATATCCACTAACCCCTATACAGTAGCGTAGGAGTGTCATGGTGAGCTCTAAGCACTATATAAAAAAGATGGCTAATGGCAGTTTGCAATGCAGGGACTGCCGGAGAAAACAAGGATTTGGAAACATTTGTCATAGGGATCCTTAAACACTGGTGAATCCACAAAAGGAATAGTCCGTGCTTTATAAAGACAAGACACCACTTTTTTAATAAAGAACGCCTCAAAAAAATATTGGCCTGCAAAACATTTGCGAGGAGTAAATTAGTTTATCAAGAGTTTCCCAGTCTCTGtacaggatgctttggggtaggatGTGTACCGGAGAGGTTTTGGTAGTCTTAGGGCCAGTCAGAGATCCCAGACTAATAACAGCACCAGTTGTAGCCACAGACTTCACCTATTGATGCAGCACTCAATTGCGCAGAATTTAGACCCTTACTATGAAGACCAACAAAAAAAAGGGATAATAATGGCACCTAATGATTTGAATAaatatagtgcccccccccccccatgctcagtcTACATGGCTTACTTCAATCTTTAAAGACTGGATCACACCAGAGCCTATGCTATGGCTGTATACCTGGAAAGCATTCTGTGACTAACTAATACTGTGCACAGAGGTCTGGAAAGCACCACAAGCAGAGTTCAGTGCCTGAAGGTCACGTTCCCTGTAATCTAATAGTCCAGCAGGGTCCAGGTCTGTCCTCTAAAGCTGGTGGATACATCAATCTGGATAGCTGCCAGATTGACCAGCCCAAGCAGCTTGTAGAGAAGTCTTGTTTGAAGAAAACATTTTCTTGAGAAACAAAATGGCTAGTAAaaatggttaaacttttttcagtaGAGAAAAGGTGTCTATCCTAATAGGACACTAGTAAAAAACTGCCAGGCTGGTCATTGTTTAACCAATTTGTTTCTGAATACTGCGCCCCTCAATGAACAAGAAAGGAAAAACCCTGTGCCAGGCAGCTGAAAGCCCTTTACAGTACAAATGTTTAAATCTGACTCATAGCAGATGTGTATTAGACCATGTATCCTATGCTTCCATAATTATTTTTCAAGGAATATGTATCTGCTAGGAGTCAAATAGCTGGGATTGTGAATAGTGACTTATATTAATTCTACTacatactattattattttttttaacacagtgcTGTAAAAAGTATGACATTCAGCAGCGTGCACTTTAAAAGCATTGAAGGTCTACTGAAGCAAGCAATCAACTTGAAGCAccagctgaacacagtgcagagtcGCAGGTAGTTTGCTGGAAAGGTTTTCATTTTCCACCTCAGCCTTCACAAATAAAGAAGAAGAAACAAGAAGCAAAGACAATCTACCTGCTTAACAGTACTGGTGTTATTTTGTGAATTTCTgcttggggctttttttttttttttttttttttacaaaaacttgtATGCTGATAGTAACTGTATACAATGTGAATGGTTTCTGAAGTAACAAGggaacttgtaaaaaaaaaaaaaaaaaaaaaaaaaaaaggaagtgctaTGTTAAAGTAATGGCTTGAAAATAATGAAAGAATGAAAATAAATCAAACTGTATTACGTAACTTGATTATATACTCTGTGAGGCAGACCCTGTGAGATTTGGAAAACGTGCTCTTCAAGCATTCTTTTCTTTGTGTTCTTTATGTAAGTCCCCATATACACTCTTACGGTGGTATAATGCACACATACACAGATGAACATTACCTTTCTCAGCGTACAATACTAGATTGTCGTAGCTTGCTGCTTTGTAAGCAGGCACTCCAGGCTGGCATTGTAAAATACAAACTCTATTAAGCACTTCTTGTGTTTTAAGTATGCTTGTTTAGATCTAGATGAGCACTAAGAATGCTGTTTAAACAAGTACGCAACTATATGGCAACATGAACCTTTACTGTATTTCTTTGAAATGCATGGGTCTGATTCTTCTAGTACAATATATGGTATAGTGTATGACAGTTTTAAGCTGTCATGATGAAGATATCTGcactagctttctttttttttttaaactctttatgAAGTtctttttctctagtcatcttccaggacggcacacctgagatgagaggctcctccctaaaggaaacacaatcaatcgacagctgttttaagtccacacccttccccttgatcctcagttttttgattgtgtttctccctacacagcgaaaccgtttgtttttttccaaatgacccgaagcctggggctggtggtccccccctgggagccggaccaaatgcctggggaaggcctacggccacatcaccctgaaagtgaaagagggcgccgcctgcccgatctcgtatgatcttggaggcaaagcagggtcgggcctggttagtacctgatgggcctctgggtctggccggatatatttatccttcctggggggttcccctatcctttcctcagggggggcagcagaaactggaagagcccccctgagagctgaaggcccctgggtacagtggtgtccccagaacttcaggggcctttttcctgtctcccccccttacctgtccgggcgtccgttcagacaggggtgctggctgtcagttctttccagggcccccgactcctgggcccctggtagctcgcatgggctgctggggagggcgccgcctgaacgacccgcgttcttacccaggtgggaaggctgagagtcagcaggagcaggcgcccacatcctcctttcgaggaggcaccagttcactacggtggatgtctgcctaaaccacctcagaatggaatgaggaatgtacggcattgccccccagatgtatatactgactggcaggacacagcctaaccttgcagctccctacggggacagcagttggggggggggcactttggcggctatcctccttgcgtgtggaccataaggatggaaaagcaagccctgtGGCTGTGGATaaaggggaagactacaacggtgagtactttcctttaccttgggaatttagctgcaaaatccccaatcccagccagatggtttctgggcatttgagataatctcccctggggtctggattcaaatagcccagaagcttctgctaaaaacaccagctacagctccctcttacatcagaggtgctgtatggtggacaagtggtgcagaggagtgagtgtgcctaaaccacctcagatgggaaagaggtaggtaaggcatttcttccccttccccctgaatttactaagtggtgcagtgcaggacctggggtctgcataacaaaatagcccagaagctactgctaaaaccaccatccacagctccctcttacagcagagacactgtggtgatcacaacagtaggtttccaacactctccctacatgtccggttgtgggacattagtagggatgaatagagcggggggggaggacctggtagatacaaagagttccttacaggccaggtataccactgaacaatttatggattgtgcagaggttgaaggattcAGAGTAAGcgctcctggtcagcaggtgcactaggttatatggccctattagcccagctgctaggaatctgaagtcataagctccaacctcccactccacctttacattgtggttatattgaagtgcaggaggtaagaaaaacctttttgttggtttgggctgcagtcaactcagtgacagatctaaaggcgatttaccataaatcgcttcctatatcctttaattaaggattttctgtgcaaacatatgcaagagctagatagatacatgattgcttgtttaaagcctgcaggtggctattttcctccaggctaaattggtgatcaccttttctagaggctgtcctaaattggtctctagggctgggctcattgagactttagtttctgatcagccccacctgtgtgtgagctggccagcgtttgctcagtctacggaggtaaggtaggacaacagctactatagtaaggtgtctaaacatttttagaatttgttccttcactggggggtgaagtgttagtatctacagcccaggctatgcctagagatcaaa
This window of the Aquarana catesbeiana isolate 2022-GZ linkage group LG01, ASM4218655v1, whole genome shotgun sequence genome carries:
- the BORCS8 gene encoding BLOC-1-related complex subunit 8 isoform X1, coding for MEEQEMQIKVKKVTDKFTESMYVLANEPSVALYRLQEHVRRSLPELAQHKADMQNWEEQSQGSIYTVEYACSAVKSMTFSSVHFKSIEGLLKQAINLKHQLNTVQSRR
- the BORCS8 gene encoding BLOC-1-related complex subunit 8 isoform X2, with product MAGPITQRITDKFTESMYVLANEPSVALYRLQEHVRRSLPELAQHKADMQNWEEQSQGSIYTVEYACSAVKSMTFSSVHFKSIEGLLKQAINLKHQLNTVQSRR